The proteins below are encoded in one region of Triticum aestivum cultivar Chinese Spring chromosome 1B, IWGSC CS RefSeq v2.1, whole genome shotgun sequence:
- the LOC123102461 gene encoding putative disease resistance protein RGA1, which translates to MAADLEWKAAEIVAVLGWLLSPVITLFLPKILVCLGFHASKKLQELEIHIIPELEKTLRAVDQERMMQRGERVKTDLDALDKMAAMLRHALEDAEDIFDDAQEKIVLGCWHHICGAFAACRSSSSCVWIARVVQTKSAWILQWVRKIISWSRWLLRRPEDALPVITSESSSGWWLSCLCSSFDLFKKCASSLYSWLAHVFEAACFYRDWSYQVVGINKCQENASLFDILDIFLTAISREELKKRIQKVENTVSEVKKSQLLGVASNSTPDDIANKNRSRIKAANKHRSKIRIGSPCKVFGREKLRDDIMKKLREIPHGDTPSSSTSPCYSVIGIYGVSGSGKTTFAQYIRDYIKEECNEKLFDTIMCIHVSENFSVDDIFHEMLKDITKDRHSNISDREDLEDKLKESLSGKRFFFILDDLWVKNKNDPQLMELISPLNVGLKGSKILVTARTKEAAGVLCANELIEMPDLDEDQYMKMFMHYALSGKSIAVKELEQVGREIAKKLHRSPIAAVTVAGRLGANPNISFWKNVAKLDMLNDTMDALWWSYQPLNPDIRRCFQFCNIFPRRTKLRKDELVHLWIAQGFVKSRCATEDMEDVAEGYIQELLSCSFLQAEVDDYSEVEYFTIHDLLHDLLAKVAGSDCFRIENTRNHRGEGWKEEVPRDVRHLFVQNYDGELITKKILGLENLRTLIIDAVNGDTPVDEKVFESICKRLPKLRVLAVAFRETYYGIMEHKKFSVPKSIAQLKHLRYLAFRTDYSCSVTLPRALTKLHHIQLLDFYLAKMLEFPFADLVNLRHMFCWPNLKFPNLGRLISLQTLPCFTVSNEQGYEIRQLRDLNKLQGRLRIKGLQNANSKEEALEANLAAKERLTELCLVWGCDNDTRCSPEVEAEVLEGLCPPVGLQKLNIYGYRGSRYPDWMVGKQSGGPQGLRNLHLRGCSQLGPGPEFEAFPHLGVLQIWFCSWDSLPGNMEHLTLLKKLDIVGCENIRSLPTLPQSIKQLYLAFSNYELMKSCKTVGHPNWQKIEHIPRKQFR; encoded by the exons ATGGCCGCTGATTTGGAATGGAAAGCTGCCGAGATCGTGGCCGTGCTTGGCTGGCTGCTCTCGCCCGTCATCACCTTGTTCCTGCCCAAGATCCTTGTCTGCCTTGGCTTCCACGCATCCAAGAAGCTCCAGGAGCTGGAGATCCACATCATCCCGGAGCTGGAGAAGACGCTGCGGGCCGTGGAtcaggagaggatgatgcagagaGGAGAGAGGGTGAAAACCGATTTGGATGCGCTGGACAAGATGGCCGCCATGCTGAGGCACGCTCTGGAGGACGCCGAAGACATCTTCGACGACGCACAGGAGAAGATCGTGCTCGGGTGCTGGCATCACATCTGTGGTGCTTTCGCCGCctgcagaagcagcagcagctgtGTCTGGATTGCACGCGTCGTCCAGACAAAATCAGCTTGGATACTGCAGTGGGTGCGGAAGATCATCTCCTGGTCTCGATGGCTCCTACGAAGGCCAGAGGATGCACTTCCTGTGATAACCTCAGAATCCTCATCGGGGTGGTGGCTCTCTTGCTTGTGCAGCTCGTTCGACTTGTTCAAGAAATGTGCTTCATCACTATACAGCTGGTTAGCTCATGTGTTTGAGGCTGCCTGCTTTTACAGAGACTGGTCATATCAAGTGGTTGGCATCAATAAATGTCAG GAGAATGCCTCCTTATTCGATATATTAGATATATTCCTTACTGCTATCTCAAGAGAGGAATTGAAGAAAAGAATACAGAAGGTAGAAAACACCGTCAGCGAAGTGAAGAAGTCACAACTCTTGGGTGTGGCAAGTAACAGCACACCAGATGATATTGCCAACAAGAACAGGAGCAGAATTAAAGCTGCTAACAAACACAGGAGCAAAATTAGAATTGGTAGTCCCTGTAAGGTATTTGGTCGAGAGAAGTTGCGTGATGATATAATGAAAAAGCTCCGTGAGATACCACATGGTGATACACCAAGCTCGAGTACTAGTCCATGTTACTCTGTGATTGGCATATATGGTGTTTCAGGGTCCGGAAAGACTACATTTGCACAATATATTCGAGATTACATAAAGGAGGAATGCAATGAGAAACTTTTTGATACCATCATGTGCATTCATGTGTCTGAGAATTTCAGTGTGGATGATATATTTCATGAAATGCTGAAGGATATTACGAAAGATAGACACTCCAATATTTCGGATCGTGAAGATCTGGAAGATAAGTTGAAGGAATCATTGAGTGGAAAACGTTTCTTTTTTATATTGGATGATCTCTGGGTGAAGAACAAGAACGACCCACAACTGATGGAACTAATCTCTCCACTCAATGTTGGGTTGAAAGGAAGCAAAATCCTGGTGACGGCTCGAACAAAAGAAGCAGCTGGAGTTCTGTGTGCCAATGAACTTATTGAAATGCCTGATTTGGATGAGGATCAATACATGAAGATGTTTATGCATTATGCTTTGAGTGGTAAAAGTATTGCCGTTAAAGAATTGGAACAAGTTGGGAGAGAGATTGCCAAAAAGCTACATCGATCACCTATTGCAGCAGTAACAGTTGCAGGACGGCTTGGGGCAAACCCAAATATCAGTTTTTGGAAAAATGTTGCAAAGCTTGACATGTTGAATGACACCATGGATGCTCTTTGGTGGAGCTATCAGCCGCTTAATCCGGACATAAGGCGTTGCTTTCAATTCTGCAATATTTTTCCCCGAAGAACGAAGTTGAGAAAGGATGAGTTAGTTCATCTGTGGATAGCGCAAGGGTTTGTAAAGAGCAGGTGTGCAACAGAGGACATGGAAGACGTAGCTGAGGGCTACATTCAAGAGTTATTGTCATGCTCATTTCTTCAAGCAGAAGTAGATGATTACTCTGAAGTAGAATACTTCACAATTCATGATCTGCTGCATGATTTATTAGCCAAGGTTGCTGGAAGTGATTGCTTCAGAATTGAGAATACAAGGAACCACAGAGGAGAAGGATGGAAGGAAGAAGTCCCTCGAGATGTCCGCCATCTTTTTGTTCAGAATTATGATGGAGAATTGATTACTAAGAAGATCCTTGGATTGGAAAATTTACGCACTCTTATCATTGATGCTGTTAATGGGGATACACCAGTTGATGAAAAAGTCTTTGAGAGTATATGCAAGAGGCTGCCGAAATTGCGGGTACTAGCCGTTGCTTTCAGGGAGACGTATTATGGAATCATGGAACACAAAAAGTTCTCGGTCCCAAAATCTATTGCTCAGTTAAAGCACCTACGCTATCTTGCTTTCAGGACAGACTACTCATGCTCTGTAACTTTACCAAGGGCACTAACAAAACTTCATCATATCCAGCTGCTAGATTTTTACTTGGCAAAAATGTTGGAATTCCCCTTTGCTGACCTTGTCAACTTGCGGCACATGTTCTGCTGGCCAAACTTGAAATTCCCTAACTTGGGCAGGCTGATCTCACTCCAAACACTACCATGCTTCACAGTAAGCAATGAACAGGGTTATGAGATAAGGCAGCTGAGGGACCTAAACAAGCTTCAAGGACGACTGAGAATCAAGGGCCTGCAAAATGCTAATAGCAAGGAGGAAGCTCTTGAAGCCAATCTAGCTGCCAAGGAACGGCTCACAGAACTGTGCTTGGTATGGGGTTGTGATAATGATACAAGGTGCAGTCCAGAAGTTGAAGCAGAGGTACTTGAGGGCCTGTGCCCTCCCGTGGGGCTTCAAAAACTTAATATATATGGATACAGAGGTTCAAGGTACCCAGATTGGATGGTGGGTAAGCAGAGCGGTGGCCCACAGGGCCTGCGAAATCTTCATCTCCGGGGATGCAGCCAACTGGGACCTGGTCCTGAATTTGAGGCTTTCCCTCATCTTGGTGTGCTCCAGATTTGGTTCTGCAGCTGGGACTCCTTACCAGGCAACATGGAGCACCTCACGTTGCTCAAGAAACTAGATATCGTGGGTTGCGAGAATATCCGGTCTCTTCCAACACTGCCCCAGTCTATTAAGCAATTGTATCTTGCTTTCTCCAACTATGAGTTGATGAAGTCTTGTAAAACAGTCGGACATCCAAACTGGCAAAAGATTGAGCACATCCCCAGGAAACAGTTTCGGTGA